In the genome of Juglans microcarpa x Juglans regia isolate MS1-56 chromosome 6S, Jm3101_v1.0, whole genome shotgun sequence, the window CAACATTTATCATACATCTCCAAGCATTGTCTTAGAAGTTAACCTACCTCacagtatttaaaatattataatggcgCTGATGTTGCTCCTCTGATTGCTCTCTTTGAAGTCATTTGCTTTCTTTGAAGACTTCTAGTCCTAAGAAGCTCAAACACTTActatctcaaaagtgagattttgactTTTCCCTTAAGCCATTTTATAGGGCGAGATCATCAGGTGTCCTTCCAACTATTGATGTGCTTGAATAGCAGCGCCTCTTAGTTTCAGCCATCCATCTATAGGATGACAAAGACAAATTGACAGAACAAGGCACACGCGATCCTATGGCTTTTCTTTAGTCTAATCTGCAGTCCTTCCTCAAATATGGGTCTCTCACGTGGACCATACCTCTAGGTTAAGATCATATGGCCTGCAAAGTCGTAATTTTCCTTCAACAAACTTACTCCAAATGTAACCTTTCAGGTGGAATATGGTCCTCTAAGTATGAAACTGCTGCCTTCTGAGTATTTATGTGTTCTCTTTGAAAGCTCGTACATCTACATAGGTCTTGTCCTTGATCGTTGCTCACCTTAGGCTCGAACCTCACCATTCAACTGAGCTACGAGCCTCTTTAGCTCATCTTTCTTGCCTTCTACACTAGCCTTTCTCGCCTTCACACAGTTGCTTCCTTTTCTTGCTTGTCTGGTCCTGGGTGACAAATCCTTTGTTTCACCTTGTTCCGAGTTGTACCAACTCGCCCTTCCACATTGTGTTGCTCGCCCTATTGGACTAGCTACACTTTACAAGCCACTGTTACCTCTCGTCTTCCATCTTATCAAGGAAAGACTCTCTTCTTTACCTGCCACTTGTCATTGAAAAGTGGTCTACCCTTGTGCTTGCGCGATCCTCAcacaacaatattaaaaatactatggCGACGCTGACGCTGCTACCTCCCTTACTCTCTTTGAAACCACTTGCTTTTCTCAAAGACTCAAACTTTAAAGAAACTCCTCACACAACAATATTGAAAATACTATGGCAACTCTGACGCTGCTACCTCCCTTACTCTCTTTGAAACCACTTACTTTCTTCAAAGACTCAAACTTTAAAGAAACTCCAATGCTTACGATTTCAAAAGTGAAATTCTGTCCCTTGTCCGATCCCGTTTTTAGATTGGGATGGTTAGGTATCATTCGGACTCCAAACATGCTTGAATAGGATCCATTCAGTCTCAACCATCCATATGTAGGATATAAGAGACTGACTGATGGGACAAGGCACACACGTTCCTGAGGCTTGTGCCCACTCCTTAGTCCCTCCCTGAATAAGGGTCTTCCACGTGATACTAGACCACACCTataactcccccccccccccccccaatggTTAAGAACGATATCATTTTTAGAAATCTTAGGGGAAACAATGTGCTACTATTGAACTtgcttaaattttaatttcttaaagaaGCACCAAAtacaaagattccttataataaatagtcatctgtattaaaatattgaaatcataaaGTGCACAgtagtatttataaaaatttctcGAATATTGtactataaaaatcataacttaaaatctatgtacatgatctaggcctcGGAACCCCTCCCTGGGCCAAGTCCTGTCCTGCATCTatttcttcataaatattctcatctgggctggtttaaaaacataacaaaactaaaatgagtcaaagacttAGTAAGAAACCCATAATGTAAACTTAGTTAAtataaggtttttcataaaatatttcattgtttagaacttaaaatcatgactattcTTATGAAATGTATGacttatttatcttatttaacttttcttattGGCTCACACACTTGACCCTATGTGCAATGTTGTGCACCGGTCCCACATCTTATGGCTACAATTTGAAacgctaatagtattctagcatactatggtgtaCATCGCTTGGGTTtgtgacttgcacatccactCATAAATttgcattggtaccatacaTCCGAATGACCATCTTATCAGCTATTATGAGGttttacacttgatcttataaaaatttacatgTATTATGCAatatgagatgcataatacatacataaccaTAATATGCGGAATGAAACATGATCATGAATCATATAAATGATGAGCTTGCagatatcatgacatgcgttGTACATAAACATTGGCTTCCAAAGAACTTacgttaataataatatatataactagttaatatatactaatcataatttatgatcaagctacttacctcgtaACGCTTTCCAATATTTTTCAGCATGAAATcgatcacctataaaataggcacataatttgcataaatttctaatcaaatacatagtttgaaattaaaatctaaaatactaaaataacctatatatcctaaaaatactaaaatcctCGAAACCCTAAAATCTCGTCACTCTCCAAATACTTTGATTTTCGCATAATTTCTCCAATAATCATGCAATTAAaccttacaaatattttcatatctaaatgtctattttctctattttaatttacGGAATCAACCTAAATAATACATCATATGGTTAATGCTAACTAGGCATGGGTATTATTTGTAACTTGGTTATCTAAAGAGGgaacagagagagaaaggatAAGTTACAACACtgagatgagagaaaaataatgtgCAGAGAGAGAGTTACGTGAACTAGAGGGAGAGGCCGAGAGATAGGGAGGAtttccgagagagagagagagagagagagagagagagagagccttacTGAGGGAGCTTACGTTGTGCAATGGAGGATGAACGTGCAATTGGTTATCCATGGAGGTACCGAAAGTGGCTACAACTATGACTTGGATGGAGCTGCCAGGGGAGGTTTGCATTGATGATGTGATGACAATGAATTAATATTGAGAGGAAAATAGGAAGGTTGTAGTGGCTTGAAGAGGGAAgagatatatatagagagagaaattggGAGGAGGTGTCCAATGATGCATTCAACTCGAAGTCGATCACTGATTTCATAGAATTAAACTCGGTTAGTGGCTAAGTTTCTAATAATTGGAAGAGTTCCATATGAAAAATTGTAGTGTATTTCAAAGGAAATTTAGTTAATGATCAACAGAATAAGAGAGTTTgaagtttaaaaagaaataagataggACTAGGAGTGATTGAGACTGTGTAGGGGACCTCAATCAATGATAATTACAATGAGAAAAATTCTAATGGTCGATCCACTACCACCGATTACCCCCAACACCACCATCATGGCACCATGTCCATTAACCACTTCCACTGTATGTCTCAGCCATTGAGGCTTGTTGGAGTATCTCCTAAACCACCTTCAAGCCACATGGAACTAGGGTTACAAACCCTAACCCTCTTGGCCTCATATTTTCCTTGTATGTTTTCGGTTTGCCTTAGGTAAATACTCCTTCCTGCACTAGATGCATTAAAACCATAAgcatatcatgtcatattattttaaaccaAAAAGCATAGATAGTTCACATGAGACTAGGGTTAAAGCAACACAACCCTAAAACCAAGCAAGTATTGCTTGGTAAGCACTAAACCGAGCAAGTATTGCTCGATGAACATTGCACCTAGCTAGCCAATGATTGATAAGAAATGTACCAAGTAAATGTAGTGATAGGCGATGAACAGTAACAACCAAGGGACTTAGAAATCCGGAGAAGTCACAGTGAAGTATATCACGCATAATTTTTAACAATTAAGAAAGTTTACACTATTGCTTAAACTATTATAGGTTCAGATTAAAGATTTGGAGACATGCACGATTAGCTTCAACTTCACAAGGTCCAAGGTAAGTAATTAGGATCACGTTCTTCTACACATCACTTTATAGTAAACtgtaaagtatttttttcaaaagtatatatgtagtaactgTTTTAgaagaagtatatatatatatatatatatgtgtgtgtgtgtatgtatgtgtgtgtgtatatattatatatatatatatatatgtattatccCTTCATTGATAGCCCTTTTTACGATCCCTATTTATGATTAACAATGTTATATGATTTTTAGAATTGCAAGACTTATTATGTGTGACAGAATACTATATAGTATGgctatctattttatttttttaaaagaatgaaaggtaaagcaagattaaaaaaaaaaaaaggaaataaatggtATAATTGCATGTGTTTAATGAGGTTAATGAACTTGCCATTTAAGTATGAGGATGGTGCCTTGAGGTTGGGACTGATGGCAATGTTAGAATGCATCCGTAGCTGTACACTTAGTGATGACATATTCCTGAGGTTCGATTTTATTCCGCTACCTACGGGTAATTGATCGCAAGGGTCGCTAACCTTAACATAAGGGGGTTAACAGTGTATAAACTATCACTAAGGATGAGGTTAAGGTAATAAAGGAAAGTTAATGGTTAAGGTTGCATAAagaactattttattttctttatacttTGAGGTAAATGTTTTATATATGCTTAAAGGTAAGTCTTTCAAATAACGATAATATCAAATGAAAGATCCTATGTATACTGCATGATGTGGttcttattgagtattcaacaaattttagttttttttttttttttaaatcttagcATCCCAGGTGAGGAATGTTTTGAGGATGCTATCCAGGAAGACGACATTGGCAATAAGGCTAGAGACTTTGAGAGAAGACTTTGACTTTATCTTtacatataaattatttatgtttccGAAATGCATAGTACAAgatagacatttttttttatatatatataagtgccatagaataaatgtttattttgagaGATTTCTAATAATAAAGTATTCAGTGAAAGTTTTATTATGACTGGCGCAAAGAATGCATGTTTTAGGTTTAGTAGAATTTGGTTCCTCCAACTTCACAAGTTTTAGAGGGATGATGTGTTACAACACTCTCCACACCGCTGACATAGttggatttgatttttaagaatttaattatatcttattaACAGTATAAATGTGTGTCCTCCACAATCGCttgcaaaataatttaaatttagaattttcttacaaatcaaTTGTTGCCAAGTAGGCAGAGTGGAGGACATGTCCTTCACACCAAAATGCAAGTAAAtgtattgtattgtatttatttatttttataaataaatgaatagatatctttgtttgatattttttacaAGGAGTTATTTTATTCCGAATCTAACTGTGTAGAACACATCATTCatatcacttaaatggtaatatttgatttgtaagatttaaattttaaaatttatcttataaatcaaattatattatgtaaacattttattagctttgCTTCATACATCAgttgaaaatagaatttttcttttacaaatatagctaaaaaaattttaagagtcTTTCTACTTGAAAACTGATGGAAATGATCTACTGATGATGTTGCAATCTTTAATTTGCATTTGCAAAactcatgtttttaaatttctcttattacAAAAGGAGTACTCTTGAAGCCAACatgtaaatagtattttttattttttagttaagagtaattctacatacaagcCAATACAACCAACACAACCTCTAATTACTAATATGGCTGAACGTCATGATTtgcaaaaaaattgattttaaactcattaacaaatcaaattttactataTTATATGTGAGCAGTGTGTTATACCCATATGCTTGCAAGTGGAGTTTTTCATTAACTACATATAATTTGTAAGAGTTATTATATCTTAAATCAGTGTGTAGAGTACATtattcaaattatgtcatataaatattttattatacgTGTTTTATATACCAACTTTAGAATAGAAATTTtctaccttataaaaaataattcaaaaaggaaaaaaatcctaaatgatCACAGCATAGCCCACAACCCAAGTCTTATGGACggtaaaattttaaatagtagtCTTACCTTACGTACCTCTACATactcaatatttaatttgttatttttttatttgtcttaaatatatatttaaatagaaaaataaaaatgataaattacatatcAATTAAGATATGTGATATGTGAATATGATGAGAGGGAAAACTCTATTATAAAAGTGGTGTTACAGTCACCGAAATTGTATCCCGAATAGaatatgcattttaattttttatttttctctttactttttatgtatttttttaatcatcataaaatattttaaaaaaatatatataacatcattaaaaaaatactttcttaatcattaaaaaaaaattaaaaaaaaaacctcattcgGGATACAATCCTTTCTACTGTTATAAATCATAGATTCATAGCGTCCATTAAATGCTGATCTCGCATTATTATCCAAAAGAAAACCCGACCGCCACACCGCAGAATCCAACGGTCCGTAGCCAATTGGGGACCACCATGAAACCCTAGAAAGAGCATGTGCGATAATGAGCGAGAGACCAATATTTACACGCattcatccatatatataatcttcATCGTCCTCTCCGCCTCACTCCGTGGCTCTTCTGCTGAAAATCCGAGTCTCTGAATCGAATTGAGCTGGTGTATTGCGAGAGAGCGAGTCGgaggcaaaaagaaaaaaaccatgtCGGACAGTGAGGAGCACCATTTCGAGTCCAAGGCCGATGCCGGAGCCTCCAAGACCTATCCCCAGCAGGCCGGTACCATTCGTAAGAACGGCTACATCGTCATCAAGGCCCGCCCTTGCAAGGTTTTGCCCCTTTTTTTATAtcgtttgtttttttgtttcctaGCAACCTAATTTTACAGGAAAGCATATCTTGTAAAAATTCTAGGTCTTGAGATTCAATTTGATAAGATAAGCCGTCTTATTCATGTTGAAAAATCAaatcatggaaaaaaaaatgtttttaaccGAATTCTATGATTTAGGTTTGATTTCTGGACTGGATGTATGCACATGTATGTTTCTTTGAGATCTCGATGGTTGCTTTGTAGTCTAGACTTTGAGCAGATCTAGGTCAGAGTTGTGATATGAGAACCCGAGAAaatctccttttttcttttttttttttttttgaagatttcATTCCGAATTTGATTTCACGGCCTCAGATCGAATAGTTACAATGTCTTTTTCTCGCGGTTAATTTGGATCTGATTCGTTTGGGTGCCCCCAAATGTTAAAAATGTTcatttaacataatttttatcTGGTTATTTTCCTGTTACTACTAGCtgcttttttcttcttgaagTTCAGATTAGATTAGAGTTTCTGTCGAGTATTTTGGTTTACCATTGGAGTTGATGTGGGTgctgaatttcttttttgtccAAACGATCTTTTGTGCTAGAGCTGGTGACATGTGTTCCACATATTCGGAAGTAAAACAATCAGTTTAGTTAAAATTATTGGTCGGATTATATGTTTACAATTCAAAATCCGCAGGTCATCTTTATCGTGTATTAAGAGCTAAGTAATGGGTCATCATAAACCTCTAAAATCTGTGATGAGAAAACCTTCAGTCGGATGTGGTGCTCTTCCCATTTTACACCCACCAATAAGGTGACGACACGTTAGAAACTTACATGTCACCTGTCTTCCCGTGCCACTGTTGCTCTTCGGAGAAACGCAAGCTACCTTTTCTTCATTGAATGCTtctaggagagagaaagagagaaacccTAAAGAGGACTCTCCTTGTTTCTATAATTACCGATTTTAAGATTATAGAAGCTAACAATGTGCAAGAACTACTTCTGGCTACATCCATCCTTAGTCTGAATCTTGGTTCTGAGGTTGCTGTTTGTTCTATGCAGGGTTTTCAGTTTCTTGTCTATTTATTATTTGCCTTTTTCGAAACAAGGTCTTTTGAATATGAAACCTTTGTATGCTATGTTATGGAGTATTGATAGACCCGAATTCAATAAGCCAATGCTTTGGATTACAAAAGAATGAAGGCAAATGGTAATGTGCACGGATATCGAATTCAATGGGTCAACTTGTCTGCTTTCTCTGATGCTTTTTTTGTCTCTGACTTGTGGCCTGGTTGCTATTCATAtctctacttcttttttttcctttcttgcctcatcaaaacaattttttcccTCCATTATCTTCATCATTGCTTGTGGTTTTTCTATTAACAGGAAGATTAGGGGCTCATTTAGACACTTGAAGTAcatcataattttttgaatagtagtgaaatagtttgagttaagatgttttattgggttttggaaaaggagagaaaaaattgaataaaaatgttataaattaaaataattgtttgaatatattttttttaatattatttttattttgaagcttcaaaaagttgtattaagttttgtattcttttttttttaagtttgtaaaaCTTGTAATGATTGGAATTTGATTAGATGAAGAAGttgaaagtttgaaattgaaaagtgttttgtgtttgagtgatgtttaggaaggaaattgtgagaagttttagaagttttgagaatttctcatctcatatcattacCCAAAAGTACCCTaagtgttgaaaaaaaaaaaagcttttgataATTTTCCGTTCATGCATTTACAATgatctaaaaaaaatactgtcAGTTCTTTATTTTGCTATGTTTCCTATTTGGTTGCTGATTCATTGAAGGAAATGTCATAATTATACATATTCTGAAACCTATAGTTTTCAACCTATTTTTGCCTTAAAGAAGAAAGAGGGAGACACGATAAGAGAAATATTGTGACCAGATTCAGGCACTGGAGTCGCAGAGCAGGCGTTCGGCATGCCAAGAGTGGTGGAGCAGCAGTCTCATTCTGTTTGGTCTGAAGCCATTTGTGGGTTTAGCACATTTGGCCTTCATTTGGAAGTATTACCATGTGGCACCAGTCATTTGGACACCAGCCTCCCATTGGATGGTGTAAAGCCTTGCTCTACACCACGTCCGAACCAAAGATGAACCCATCTGTGATATTGGATAGAGAGATATAAGCATTTCTTTGTCTTTTACCATAGGATTTTTTTTAGCTTATTGATCTGGTTGTATTCAAAagttttaatgttattttatatcaATGATGATTGGATGGTATCTTGGTCAATAAACTTGGAAGGGAGCTATACTACAATATGGCCCCATGCACCGGTTTAGTACTTAATATGGATGAAAACTTGGGAGTCATGTTACATTGAGGCATGATGAATTCTCATGGTGGCTTTCTGAGCTGATGAATAATGAATGTTTCTTGTGACAGGTGGTTGAAGTTTCCACCTCCAAGACTGGCAAGCATGGTCATGCTAAGTGCCACTTCGTCGGGATTGATATTTTCACTGGCAAGAAACTTGAAGATATTGTTCCATCTTCCCATAACTGTGATGTatgcaaaaattttatttatattcttattttctccaaatttgatGAAATCCCTTTAAAATTGTTATAGAATATGTTCTGTATGGTAAAATGTTTTTCTATTTGTACACAGGTTCCCCATGTTAATCGTACTGACTACCAGCTGATTGATATCTCCGAGGATGGATTTgtacggttttttttttctttgattattacttttcttaactcatttttctttgaagtttggtcatttgattatttaaatGCTGTTTAGGTGAGTTTGCTGACTGAAAATGGGAACACAAAGGATGATCTGAAACTGCCAACCGATGACAATTTGTTGACCCAGGTTTGTCCGAGTTACATTTCAATTCCTAATATTAATCTTGTACTGTTGCATCTTATTTTTCACGGCATGGCAAACGTGAACGTGCAAATTTACTGCCATTTGTTacattttgtcatattgtttcCTCCCTAATTGCTTTCTAATGGGTGCATGCCCCTGGAAGCTGaagatttgttttgttttgtagtgTCATCTATATATTATACCTCACATTCTGTTTATTCCTATTGATGATTGACAGCATTTCTCAAATGTAATTTGTATGTGCAGATCAAAGATGGGTTTGCCGATGGCAAGGACCTGGTTGTCAGTGTTATGTCCGCAATGGGAGAGGAGCAGATTTGTGCTCTGAAGGACATTGGCCCCAAGtagtttatttataataattcgAGGGCTGCTGTTGCAAATTTAGCAGAAagatttttcttgagccttCTATAGCTTGCTTTCTTACTGACTCTGGGTATACTTGGTGGTTGCGTGGATGGAGTTCTGTGGCTCGGGAAGGAAGTTTTATTATcgttttatgttatgttatgtgaTGTTTGTTTTTTACAGACCGTTTTCAGCATCTGGATTGCCACCGCCCCCAAACAACCCAATTGTGTTTGGTTCTTCGTTGATGGGAAATGTAAAAGGACATAGAAATGATAAGTGCTAACGTGCAGAGAAGGATACTCGTATAAGAGGTCCAATGAAATGTGATCGTAGAACACTTATTCCAGAAAATTATTTGCATTTTAGGTATAAATTGTTTGCTTGAATAATGCTCAGGATTGAAGTAAATTATTTGCATTTGCAAGTTTGGGATGAGTCAAATATCTAGACATCTGGGCTTTGATTTTCGTACAAAGGAGTTCATTTAATGCTCTAATATTTGGTTAgaacattaaaataatattttttaaataagtttttgtaatttatttaatatatccaATGGTCAGATTTTCGAAATTCCTCTTCCCTTATTTTGTGCATCATTAAACAGAGAAACTAAAGAGAGCAAGAAATACAAGATCAAACAGCCCAACCAAAAATGTTGGAGATCAGGAGTATAACATTGCACTCATTTGAAggtatcttttttatttattccaaagcaagcataatatatattaaacaggCATAAAATACAAGAGTCAAAAGGGTGCAAGAC includes:
- the LOC121237225 gene encoding eukaryotic translation initiation factor 5A-2, with the translated sequence MSDSEEHHFESKADAGASKTYPQQAGTIRKNGYIVIKARPCKVVEVSTSKTGKHGHAKCHFVGIDIFTGKKLEDIVPSSHNCDVPHVNRTDYQLIDISEDGFVSLLTENGNTKDDLKLPTDDNLLTQIKDGFADGKDLVVSVMSAMGEEQICALKDIGPK